The following is a genomic window from Geobacillus subterraneus.
GTTGACGACAAGCACAATGCTGGTGCACCGCTCATCGCCATCGAACACTTTCAGCGTCCGGACGATGAGCGGCTCGCCGCCAAGTTCAATAAATTGCTTGTTCATGCCGGCGTTCATCCGCTTCCCTTGTCCGGCCGCCAATACGATCGCTTCGTAGTTCATTGGACGTTTCCCCTGTTCTTTTTACAGCGCCTTTTGCAGCAGTTTCAGTTTGGCAAAAATCATTCTCCCCGCAGATGTTTGTAACACGCTCGTGACCAAAACGTCAACCCGTTTGCCGATATATTCTTTGCCATCTTCAACAACGATCATTGTCCCATCATCCAAATAGGCGACACCTTGGTTATGCTCTTTCCCGTCTTTGATGACGTGCACGTTCAACTCTTCGCCCGGCAGCACGACCGGTTTGACGGCGTTCGCTAAATCGTTGATATTGAGGACGCGCACGTTTTGCAGCTCACACACTTTGTTTAAGTTGAAATCGTTCGTGACGACCACACCTTGGAGTTGTTTCGCCAACTTAACGAGCTTGCTGTCGACTTCTTGGACGTCACTAAAATCCGCTTCGTGAATCTCCACTTTCATCGCCATCTCTTTTTGGATGCGGTTTAAAATATCCAAACCACGGCGGCCGCGGTTTCGCTTTAGCACGTCGGAAGAATCAGCGATATGCTGGAGCTCCTCTAATACAAAACGGGGGATAACAAGCGGCCCTTCGAGAAACCCGGTTTGACAAATGTCTGCGATCCGCCCGTCAATGATGACGCTCGTATCTAAAATTTTTACCGCTCCGCCTTTCGGCGCTTCGTTTTCCACTTCTCCGCCTTTTTTCTTCGTCATTCGATTGGAAAGAGAAAATAAGTTCATCAGCTCATTCCGTTTCTTTAACCCAACGCGAAATCCTAAATAGCCAAGCAGCACGGTCAAAAAAATCGGCAACACCGTATTCAACACTTGAATGCGAAACGACTGCAACGGCATAACGACTAAAAACGCGATAATAAGACCAAAAATCAGCCCGATACTGCCAAAGAGCACGTCAGCGGCCGGCGCCTTTACCAGCGTTTCCTCAGCCCAACGGACCATATCGACGACATAATCGACAAGCCAAAACGTCAACAAAAAGAAAACAACCGCGCCTAACACCGCCAACGTATAGGAATTATTGACAAGCGGCATGTCGCTTACATTCAACAGCTCAAGCAAATCGGGCAAAAACATGGCCCCCAACGTTCCGCCCACCGCGAGAAAAAATAATTGTACAACGCGTTTGACCATCGGCTCATCTTCACCTCCCTACCTAACATTATAAACAGTTTCCAATGTTTGAAACCAATTGGAAGGCAATTTTTAACCATTTTTGAACATTTGACACCTACTTGTAATCATAAGCGACGGGTGCCCGTGCAGCGGGCCGATTTGCTTCAACCCCCACTATATTTCTTACGTCCATCTAGAGAAAAAGGTTCGGTCATTTGATTCGGTTTATAACATCGTATGCTCGAGCGCCTCGGCCACATGCGAAACACCGATCACGTTGACGCCTGCAGGCGGCTGCCAGCCAGTCAAATTGTTGTTCGGCACAATGACGCGGGAAAACCCTAATTTGACAGCCTCTTGCACGCGTTGTTCAATGCGGGAAACACGGCGCACCTCCCCGGTCAAGCCGACCTCACCGATAATGACATCGGCCGGGTTGGTTGGCCGATCGCGGAAACTCGAGGCGATGCTGACAGCGACCGCCAAATCGATGGCCGGTTCGTCAAGCTTTACCCCGCCAGCCACCTTCAAATAGGCGTCCTGGTTTTGCAACAGCAGACCGACCCGCTTTTCAAGCACGGCCATGAGCAGCGATACGCGGCTATGGTCGAGGCCGGTCGCCATCCGCCTTGGATTGCCGAAACTCGTCGGCGAAACGAGCGCCTGAATTTCAACGAGCACCGGGCGCGTCCCTTCCATCGCCGCGACAACCGTCGAGCCAGCCGCCCCGCGCGACCGCTCTTCCAAAAACACTTCCGACGGGTTTTCCACCTCTCGCAGCCCGATGTCACGCATTTCAAAAATGCCGATTTCATTCGTCGAACCGAAGCGGTTTTTCACCGCCCGCAAAATGCGGTACGTATGATGCCGTTCCCCTTCAAAATAAAGAACCGTATCGACCATATGCTCGAGCAGACGCGGCCCGGCGATCGCCCCTTCTTTCGTCACATGGCCGACAATGAAAATCGCGATGCCTTTCGTCTTGGCGATTTTCATCAGCTCAGCGGTGCACTCGCGCACTTGGGCGACGCTGCCCGGCGCCGACGTAATATCCGTCCGGTACACCGTCTGAATGGAATCGACAATCACACAGGCAGGCTGAATCGTTTCAATCGCTGCTACAATATATTCCAAATCCGCCTCCGCTAACACATACAGTTGATTGGACTCGGCATGGAGGCGCCCGGCGCGCAGCTTCACTTGCTTCACCGATTCCTCACCGGATATATACAACACCGTATGTCCGGCCGCGGCGAGCCGCGCTGATGTTTGCAGCAGTAACGTCGACTTGCCGATGCCGGGATCGCCGCCAATTAAGACAAGCGAGCCTTTGACGATTCCCCCGCCGAGCACGCGATTGAGCTCCGCACTGTTCGTTTCAATGCGCGGCTCTTGCGCCGCCGTAACGGCTGTAATCGGAACCGGTTTGGCCGGCCCCGATGGCTCAGAATGAAGAAACGCCCCGCGCGCAGCCGGTTTCGCTCGCTCAATTTCTTCAACGAACGAATTCCACGTTTGGCAGCCCGGACAGCGGCCGAGCCATTTGGCTGATTCATACCCACATTCTTGGCAAACAAATTTCGTTTTCTTTTTCACCATCCGTCTAACCCTTTCTACAACGGTTTCCATAGAAAAAAGGTATGGGCAGCAAGCTGCCGCATACCTTTTTTCTTTACACGACCGCCTGTTTCGACAACACAACAAACTCTCCATCCTTAACATCGACGGCGACTTTTTGCCCTTTGGCGATCGTGCCTTTCAATAATTCCTCAGACAAACGGTCCTCGATATGTTTTTGCAAGGCGCGGCGCAGCGGACGGGCACCGTATTCCGGATCAAACCCTTCGGCGGCAATTTTCTCAATGGCTGCCTCGGTCAGTTCAAGGTCAATATCTTGTTCTCTCAGCCGTTTCACAAGCGTATCGGCCATCAGGCGGACAATTTGTTTCAGATGGTCTTTTTCGAGCGAATGGAAGACGATAATTTCATCGATCCGGTTCAAAAACTCCGGACGGAACGCTTTTTTCAGTTCATCCATCACTTTGCTTTTCATGTCCTTATATTGCTGGTTCCCATCTTGAATGTTAAAGCCGACGTACTTGTTCCGTTTCAGCGCATCAGCGCCAACGTTGGACGTCATAATGATAATCGTGTTGCGGAAGTCGACCGTCCGCCCTTTCGAGTCGGTTAACCGCCCGTCTTCTAATACTTGCAGCAAAATGTTAAACACGTCTGGGTGCGCTTTTTCCATCTCATCCAACAGAACGACCGAGTATGGCTTGCGGCGCACTTTTTCGGTCAGCTGGCCGCCTTCTTCGTAGCCGACATACCCCGGCGGCGAACCGATGAGCCGCGATGTCGAGTGTTTTTCCATATACTCGGACATATCGATGCGAATGAGGGCATCTTCATCTCCAAACATTGCCTCGGCCAATGCACGGGCCAATTCCGTTTTCCCGACGCCGGTCGGGCCGAGGAAAATGAACGAACCGATCGGGCGTTTCGGGTCTTTGAGGCCAGCCCGGGCGCGGCGCACCGCTTTGGCCACCGCTTTGACCGCCTCGTCTTGGCCGACGACGCGCGAATGCAAAATTTCTTCCAGTTTCAACAGCCGCTCGGTTTCCGTCTCGGCCAGCTTCGATACCGGAATCCCGGTCCAACTCGAGACGACCGCGGCAATGTCTTCGACCGTCACTTCCAAATTTTCTTGGCCTTGTTTTTCTTTCCACGCACGTTTCGTTTCTTCAAGCTCTTCACGCAGCCGCTGCTCCATATCACGCAGCGACGCCGCTTTTTCAAATTCTTGGCTTTGCACGGCCGCATCTTTCTCTTTTCGCACTTCTTCAAGCTTTTGCTCCAGTTCTTTCAGTTTCGGCGGCGCCGTGAACGAACGGAGACGCACTTTCGAGCAAGCTTCATCAATCAAGTCGATCGCTTTATCCGGCAGGAACCGGTCGGTAATATACCGGTCGGAAAGTTTGACTGCCTGAATGATCGCCTCATCGGAAATCGAGACGCGATGATGCGCTTCATAGCGGTCGCGCAGCCCTTTTAAAATTTGGATTGATTCTTCCACCGTCGGCTCATCGACATGAATCGGCTGGAAGCGGCGCTCGAGCGCGGCATCTTTCTCGATGTATTTCCGATACTCATCAAGCGTTGTCGCGCCAATGCATTGCAGTTCCCCGCGCGCTAATGCCGGTTTTAAAATGTTCGACGCATCGATGGCCCCTTCGGCTCCGCCGGCGCCGATTAACGTATGAAGCTCATCGATGAACAAAATGATGTTACCCGCCTGGCGAATTTCGTCCATCACTTTTTTCAGCCGGTCTTCAAATTCGCCGCGGTATTTTGTCCCGGCGACAACCGTACCCATATCGAGCGTCATGACCCGTTTGTCGCGCAGCGTTTCCGGCACCTCGTTATTGACAATTTGCTGAGCCAATCCTTCGGCGATTGCTGTTTTCCCGACACCCGGCTCCCCGATCAGCACCGGGTTGTTTTTCGTCCGCCGGCTCAACACTTCAATGACACGCTGGATTTCTTTGCTCCGGCCGATGACCGGATCAAGCCGCCCTTCACGGGCGATCGCCGTTAAATCGCGGGCGAGGCTGTCAAGCGTCGGCGTGCTTACATGCGAGGCGCCTCCGCCGCCGTGCCCTGATACCGATTCATTGCTGCCGAGCAGCTGCAACACTTGTTGACGCGCCTTGTTCAAGCTCACCCCTAAGTTGTTCAACACGCGGGCCGCCACTCCTTCGCCCTCGCGGATCAGTCCAAGCAAAATATGTTCTGTGCCGACGTACGAATGACCGAGCTTCCGCGCTTCATCCATCGACAGCTCAATCACTTTTTTCGCCCGCGGCGTGTAGTGAATCGTGTGCGATACCTCGCTGCCGCGGCCGATGAGCGACTCAACTTCTTTCTGAATTTTATCCGGGCCAAGTCCGAGCGCCATGAGCGCTTTAGCAGCGATCCCTTCGCCTTCGCGGATCAGTCCGAGCAAAATGTGTTCCGTGCCAATATTGTTATGGCCAAGGCGAATGGCTTCTTCCTGCGCCAACGCCAGCACCTTTTGCGCCCGTTCCGTGAATCTGCCAAACATCATCGTTCATCACCCTCCATCTTTCTTCGTTCTTCCATCTTTAAACGTTCCCGAATTAACGCCGCCCGGCGGACATCCCGTTCCTCAGGGCGAAGCGCCCCGCCGGCATATTGCTGCAGAAAACCTGGCTGCGTTAAAATCATCAGTTCATTTAAAATGTTGCGCGGGATGTTTTTGATATATCCTAAATCGATCCCTAAACGCACATCTGACAAACATTGTGCCGCCTCTTTCGACTCGATGACGCGGCAGTTGGCCAATATGCCGTATGAACGGAACACCTTGTCTTCTAATTGTATGCCTAAAGTTTTCACTAATGCCTGACGGGCCGCTCTTTCTTGGGCGATCAGCTGCTGAACGATCGTATGCAAATCAGCGACAATGTCCTCTTCCGACTTTCCAAGCGTAAGCTGGTTGGAGATTTGGAATATATTCCCCAACGCCTCACTTCCTTCCCCGTATGTCCCGCGGACGACAAGTCCGAGCTGGTTGATGGCAGGGATAATGCGATTGATCTGTTGCGTCAATACGAGCGCCGGAAGATGCATCATCACAGACGCCCGCAGTCCCGTTCCGACATTGGTGGGGCAGCTCGTTAAATAACCAAGGCGCTCATCAAAGGCATAGTTGACGTGCCCTTCAATCCAATCGTCCAATCCACTCGCCGCCTCGAGCGCCTCAGCAAGCTGCAGCCCTGGAAATAAGCATTGGATGCGGATATGATCTTCTTCATTGATCATGATGCTAATTTCTTCATTTTCCGAAAGCAGGCAGGCGCCAAACGGGGAATCTTCCGCCAAATGCGGACTAATTAAGTGCTTTTCTACTAATACCCGTTTTTCAATCGGCTGAAGCTCCGACATTTTCAGCAGCTCAAAGCGGCCTGCCCCCCCGTATGAACGATGGGCAAACGTTCGTTCAAACAGAGCGACGATTTGTTTTGCTTCCTCGCTGTTAAACAGCGTCGGGAAGCGGAAATCAACAATATTGCGAGCCAGCCGGATGCGGCTGCTCAAAACGATGTCCGAATCTGGTCCCTCTTGGCTCATCCAAGAGCTGACCGCCGTATTGAAAAACTTCTCAAACGACATACCGCTACATCTCCCCCTCTCCGCGTTGGCGAAGTTCGTCCTCTAAAGAGCGGATTTGATCGCGCACTTCGGCTGCCCGTTCAAACTCCTCGCGGGCGACCAGCTCTTGAAGCTTTTGCTTCAGCAAAGCAAGCTGCTTGCGCAAATGGAGAACGCCGCCTTTTCGCTTCGGGATTTTCCCTGAGTGGGCGGTATTTCCGCTATGAAGCCGTTTCAAAATCGGCGGCAAGTAGCGGGCAAACGTCCGATAACAGTCCGCACAGCCGAACCGTCCAATTTGCGTGAACTGATGATACGTCATTTTGCACGTCTCACATTGAAGCAAATCCGGATTCGGAAACGCGTTCGCCGTCACTTCTTTCATCGGGGCTTGGAAGTTGAGCAGCCCTGCTAACAGGTTATTGAGCGGAAAGTCATCATTGCCATAGAGCATAAACATATGCCCATGCTCTTTGGCACACTGTTCACAAAGATGGAATTCCGTTTTTTCTCCATTGACAATTTTCGTAAAATGCATCGTCGCCGGTCGCTGCTTGCATTCTTGACAAATCAACGTCTCCCCCTCCCCTACTTGTACTTCAGCGACGTCAACATCGCCTTTAACATGCGCGCCCGCAGTTCATCCCGCTCGGGCAAGCCAATGTATAAAACGGAGCGGTCCATCACGCTTAACATCATTTTCGCCTCCCGCTCCGAAATCACCTTTTCTTCAACAAGACGTTTTACCACATCTTCAGCATTCGACTGGCTAATGCGGTGGCCAATGAGCTCGAGCAGCTGATCAATGAGCTGGGCCTCGCTTTTCGTCTTCACTTTCATGATGCGGATATATCCGCCGCCACCGCGCTTACTCTCGACGATATATCCTCTCTCAAGCGTAAACCGCGTATTGATGACATAGTTAATTTGCGATGGAACACATTGAAACTTATTAGCGATCTCGCTTCGTTTAATTTCCACGATATCTTGGTCGCTCATATTGAGTACTTGCTTTAAATATTGCTCAATAATGTCGGAAATGTTGGGCACTCTACCTCCCACCTTCCTCACAACCGAGCTGCTTGGCGATGAAACCAGCTGCCATCCAGTAACAGATGGCCTATAGAGAGAAACCGGCATCATCGCCTTCTTGTTGACTTTGACTATATTTGACCTTACTTTTACTATATAATGTATGATGAAAAATTGCAAGAGTTACGGGAGAAGTCAAACTAACTATAGAATATCCGTTTTTTCAGCTAACGAAACATCAGCCTGCTGATAAACGAAAAAGCACGTCTTTTTTCCTAAAGGAAAAGACGTGCTTCTTTGTTTGGCCTAGCAGCGACCTACTCTTGCAGGGGCGCTGGCCCCAACTACCATCGGCGCTGGAGAGCTTAACTTCCGTGTTCGGGATGGGAACGGGTGTTTCCTCTCCGCTATCACCACTAGGCGATATAATGTTGTGGGATCATTCCCTCAAAACTAGATAACCGTGTGGGGGAAGAAGCCGCGGCGCTTCCGCTTTTTGTCTAGCTCCGGCCGCCATCGGCTCGCGACGCTTCGGTCCTGCTGCGGCGGCGACACATTGCATACGCTCCTGTGACACCACCCACGCAGAACCAAGCTTTGCTTGGTTCGAGCCTCCTCGCAGGCCCTCCAGCGCGTTTCGCCGGTAGGCAGGCGGCCTCTGCTTTTCTAGGTTAAGCCCTCGATCGATTAGTATCCGTCAGCTCCACGTGTCGCCACGCTTCCACCTCGGACCTATCGACCTCGTCATCTTCGAGGGATCTTACTCGCCTAACGCGATGGGAAATCTCATCTTGAGGGGGGCTTCACGCTTAGATGCTTTCAGCGCTTATCCCGTCCGCACATAGCTACCCAGCGGTGCCCCTGGCGGGACAACTGGTACACCAGCGGTGCGTCCATCCCGGTCCTCTCGTACTAAGGACAGCTCCTCTCAAATTTCCTGCGCCCGCGACGGATAGGGACCGAACTGTCTCACGACGTTCTGAACCCAGCTCGCGTACCGCTTTAATGGGCGAACAGCCCAACCCTTGGGACCGACTACAGCCCCAGGATGCGATGAGCCGACATCGAGGTGCCAAACCTCCCCGTCGATGTGGACTCTTGGGGGAGATCAGCCTGTTATCCCCGGGGTAGCTTTTATCCGTTGAGCGATGGCCCTTCCATGCGGAACCACCGGATCACTAAGCCCGACTTTCGTCCCTGCTCGACCTGTCCGTCTCGCAGTCAAGCTCCCTTGTGCCTTTGCACTCTCCGAATGATTTCCAACCATTCTGAGGGAACCTTTGGGCGCCTCCGTTACCTTTTGGGAGGCGACCGCCCCAGTCAAACTGCCCACCTGACACTGTCTCCCACCCCGCTAAGGGGTGCGGGTTAGAATTTCAATACCGCCAGGGTGGTATCCCACCGACGCCTCCACCGAAGCTGGCGCTCCGGCTTCTCAGGCTCCCACCTATCCTGTACAAGCGATACCAAAATTCCATATCAGGCTGCAGTAAAGCTCCACGGGGTCTTTCCGTCCTGTCGCGGGTAACCTGCATCTTCACAGGTAGTATAATTTCACCGGGTCTCTCGTTGAGACAGTGCCCAAGTCGTTACACCTTTCGTGCGGGTCGGAACTTACCCGACAAGGAATTTCGCTACCTTAGGACCGTTATAGTTACGGCCGCCGTTTACTGGGGCTTCGGTTCGCACCTTCGCTTGCGCTAAGCGCTCCCCTTAACCTTCCAGCACCGGGCAGGTGTCAGCCCCTATACTTCGCCTTTCGGCTTCGCAGAGACCTGTGTTTTTGATAAACAGTCGCTTGGGCCTTTTCACTGCGGCTCTTCCAGGCTCTTCACCCGAAAGAGCACCCCTTCTCCCGAAGTTACGGGGTCATTTTGCCGAGTTCCTTAACGAGAGTTCTCCCGCGCGCCTTAGGATTCTCTCCTCGCCTACCTGTGTCGGTTTGCGGTACGGGCACCTCTTCCCTCGCTAGAGGCTTTTCTTGGCAGTGTGAAATCAGGGACTTCCGGATCGAATCCGTCGCCATCACAGCTTAGCCTTACGGCCAGCGGATTTGCCTACTGGCCAGCCTCACTGCTTGGACAGGCTCTTCCAGCCGCCTGCTCACCCTATCCTCCTGCGTCCCCCCATCGCTCAAACGGGAAGGAGGTGGTACAGGAATCTCCACCTGTTGTCCATCACCTACGCCTTTCGGCCTCGGCTTAGGTCCCGACTAACCCTGAGCGGACGAACCTTCCTCAGGAACCCTTAGGCTTTCGGCGCAGAGGATTCTCACCTCTGTTTTCGCTACTCATACCGGCATTCTCACTTCTAAGCGCTCCACCAGTCCTTCCGGTCTGGCTTCTCTGCCCTTAGAACGCTCCCCTACCGATGACCAACGGTCATCCCGCAGCTTCGGCGGCACGTTTAGCCCCGGTACATTTTCGGCGCAGAGTCACTCGACCAGTGAGCTATTACGCACTCTTTAAATGGTGGCTGCTTCTAAGCCAACATCCTGGTTGTCTTCGCAACTCCACATCCTTTTCCACTGAACGTGCACTTAGGGGCCTTAGCTGGCGATCTGGGCTGTTTCCCTCTTGACCACGGATCTTATCACTCGCAGTCTGACTCCCAAGGATAAGTCATTGGCATTCGGAGTTTGACTGGGTTCGGTAACCCGATGAGGGCCCCTAGCCCAATCAGTGCTCTACCTCCAACACTCTTACCTTGAGGCTAGCCCTAAAGCTATTTCGGGGAGAACCAGCTATCTCCAAGTTCGATTGGCATTTCACCCCTACCCACACCTCATCCCCGCACTTTTCAACGTGCGTGGGTTCGGGCCTCCAGCCGGTGTTACCCGGCCTTCACCCTGGACATGGGTAGATCACCTGGTTTCGGGTCGACGACGACGTACTCATGCGCCCTGTTCAGACTCGCTTTCGCTGCGGCTCCGCCTTCCTGGCTTAACCTCGCACGCCATCGTCACTCGCCGGTTCATTCTACAAAAGGCACGCCATCACCCATGAACGGGCTCTGACTACTTGTAGGCACACGGTTTCAGGTTCTCTTTCACTCCCCTTCCGGGGTGCTTTTCACCTTTCCCTCACGGTACTGGTTCACTATCGGTCACTAGGGAGTATTTAGCCTTGGGAGATGGTCCTCCCTGCTTCCGACGGGATTTCCCGTGTCCCGCCGTACTCAGGAGCCGCTCGGGAGGGAACGAAGTTTCGACTACAGGGCTCTCACCTTCTCTGGCCGGCCGTTCCAGACCGGTTCGTCTACCCCGTTCCTTTCTCACTCCCATATGAGCGGTCCTACAACCCCAAGAGGCACGCCTCTTGGTTTGGGCTGTTCCCGTTTCGCTCGCCGCTACTCAGGGAATCGCGTTTGCTTTCTTCTCCTCCGGGTACTAAGATGTTTCAGTTCCCCGGGTGTGCCCTCCATGCCCTATGGATTCAGGCATGGATCCTGTCCCATTACGGACAGGGGGTTCCCCCATTCGGACATCTCCGGATCAACGCTTGCTTACAGCTCCCCGGAGCGTTTCGGCGTTTGCCCCGTCCTTCATCGGCTCCTAGTGCCAAGGCATCCACCGTGCGCCCTTTCTAGCTTAACCTACAGCGTCTCGGCTTCTTCCTTTTGTGTATCGGTTATCTAGTTTTCAAGGAACGATTCGAAGGAATTCTCATTCCTTCAAAACTGAACGAAACGAAAGCGCGATTTGTTAATGGTCGGTCGTTCGCGGCCTTCCCTTTTCGTATTGTCTAGCTCCAGCGCCTGGCTCTCTTCTGCCAAATAACCTTCCCCCTCGGGGTGCAAGCACCCCTGCGGGTGAAGAACATTTGACTTCGAGAGCCAATCGCGGCGCTTCCGCTTTTCGTACTGTCTAGCTCCGGCCGCCATCGGCTCGCGACGCTTCGGTCCTGCTGCGGCGGCATAGCCTCCTCGCAGGCCCTCCAGCACGTTTCGCCGATAGGCGGGCGGCCTCCGCTTTTCGTCCTTAGAAAGGAGGTGATCCAGCCGCACCTTCCGGTACGGCTACCTTGTTACGACTTCACCCCAATCACTTGCCCCACCTTCGGCGGCTGGCTCCCGTAAGGGTTACCTCACCGACTTCGGGTGTTGCAAGCTCTCGTGGTGTGACGGGCGGTGTGTACAAGGCCCGGGAACGTATTCACCGCGGCATGCTGATCCGCGATTACTAGCGATTCCGGCTTCATGCAGGCGAGTTGCAGCCTGCAATCCGAACTGAGAGCGGCTTTTTGGGATTCGCTCCCCCTCGCGGGTTCGCAGCCCTTTGTACCGCCCATTGTAGCACGTGTGTAGCCCAGGTCATAAGGGGCATGATGATTTGACGTCATCCCCACCTTCCTCCGACTTTTCGCCGGCAGTCCCTCTAGAGTGCCCAACTGAATGCTGGCAACTAGAGGCAAGGGTTGCGCTCGTTGCGGGACTTAACCCAACATCTCACGACACGAGCTGACGACAACCATGCACCACCTGTCACCCTGTCCCCCCGAAGGGGGAACGCCCAATCTCTTGGGTTGTCAGGGGATGTCAAGACCTGGTAAGGTTCTTCGCGTTGCTTCGAATTAAACCACATGCTCCACCGCTTGTGCGGGCCCCCGTCAATTCCTTTGAGTTTCAGCCTTGCGGCCGTACTCCCCAGGCGGAGTGCTTATCGCGTTAGCTGCAGCACTAAAGGGGGTGACCCTCTAACACTTAGCACTCATCGTTTACGGCGTGGACTACCAGGGTATCTAATCCTGTTTGCTCCCCACGCTTTCGCGCCTCAGCGTCAGTTACAGGCCAGAGAGCCGCCTTCGCCACTGGTGTTCCTCCACATCTCTACGCATTTCACCGCTACACGTGGAATTCCGCTCTCCTCTCCTGCACTCAAGTCCCCCAGTTTCCAATGACCCTCCACGGTTGAGCCGTGGGCTTTCACATCAGACTTAAGGAACCGCCTGCGCGCGCTTTACGCCCAATAATTCCGGACAACGCTCGCCCCCTACGTATTACCGCGGCTGCTGGCACGTAGTTAGCCGGGGCTTTCTCGTGAGGTACCGTCACCGCGCCGCCTTGTTCAAACGGCGCTCCTTCGTCCCTCACAACAGAGCTTTACGACCCGAAGGCCTTCTTCGCTCACGCGGCGTCGCTCCGTCAGACTTTCGTCCATTGCGGAAGATTCCCTACTGCTGCCTCCCGTAGGAGTCTGGGCCGTGTCTCAGTCCCAGTGTGGCCGGTCACCCTCTCAGGCCGGCTACGCATCGTCGCCTTGGTGAGCCGTTACCTCACCAACTAGCTAATGCGCCGCGGGCCCATCCGCAAGTGACAGCCAAAGGCCGCCTTTCAACCGAAGACCATGCGGTCTTCGGTGTTATCCGGTATTAGCTCCGGTTTCCCGGAGTTATCCCGGTCTTGCGGGCAGGTTGCCCACGTGTTACTCACCCGTCCGCCGCTGACCAAACAAGAGCAAGCTCTCATTCGGTCCGCTCGACTTGCATGTATTAGGCACGCCGCCAGCGTTCGTCCTGAGCCAGGATCAAACTCTCCAATAGAAAGTTGATTGGCTTTGGCTTCGGCCTCAGCACCAAAGGCGCCGCGGCCTCAGCTTTTCGTATTGTCTAGCTTCGGCCGCCATCGGCTCGCGACGCTTCGGTCCTGCTGCGGCGGCGATAGCCTCCTCGCAGGCCCTCTAGCGCGTTTCGCCGATAGGCGGGCGGCCTCAGCTTTTCGTTGCGCTTCGTTTCGTTCAGTTTTCAAGGAACGAGGATGGAGCCTATCGGGATCGAACCGATGACCTCCTGCGTGCAAAGCAGGCGCTCTCCCAGCTGAGCTAAGGCCCCGTATATCCACTATCGGGAAGACAGGATTTGAACCTGCGACCCCATGGTCCCAAACCATGTGCTCTACCAAGCTGAGCTACTTCCCGCTAACGCGCTCGAGAGGATTCGAACCCCTAACCTTCTGATCCGTAGTCAGATGCTCTATCCAATTGAGCTACGAGCGCAAGTGCCGAGGGCCGGACTCGAACCGGCACGGTAGTTACCTACCCCAGGATTTTAAGTCCTGTGCGTCTGCCAATTCCGCCACCCCGGCTAATAGGCAAATAAATGGAGCGGAAGACGGGACTCGAACCCGCGACCCCCACCTTGGCAAGGTGGTGTTC
Proteins encoded in this region:
- the ctsR gene encoding transcriptional regulator CtsR; its protein translation is MPNISDIIEQYLKQVLNMSDQDIVEIKRSEIANKFQCVPSQINYVINTRFTLERGYIVESKRGGGGYIRIMKVKTKSEAQLIDQLLELIGHRISQSNAEDVVKRLVEEKVISEREAKMMLSVMDRSVLYIGLPERDELRARMLKAMLTSLKYK